In Janthinobacterium sp. B9-8, the genomic stretch GGCAGTACATGGCTTGATGCGCTGGTGAGTGGCGAGATATGCGCACCCATTAGCCAGAAGTCGCCCCGCAGATACACCACGTAAGATTCTTTGAGCTGCACACGGCCAGCACGGATTGATTTGACTTCCCAGCCTTGTAGCATAAGGCCCGCTTCAAAACGTTCTTCGATAAAGAAGTCGTGAAAGGCCTTTTTATTATCGACGATCGACATCGCAATGGGTCCGGTTTTGTTTCACTAAACCTTGATTCTAACACTTTACGGAGTAAGTCATAGATGCAGAGAATTCGCGTCATTTATACCGGCGGCACTATTGGTATGTTGCAAAGTGCGGACGGCTATGCGCCCGCACCTGATTATTTGCAGCAGCAGTTGCAAAAGCTCTACCCCGGCCTATCTGTGCTGGAGTATTCCCCGCTGCTTGATTCCAGTGAAATGACGCCTGCGTTATGGAATCGCATCGCGGCCGATATTGCTGCGGATTACGATGACTACGATGGCTTTGTCGTGCTGCATGGTACGGACACCATGGCCTATACCGCTGCAGCACTGTCTTATATGTTAGAAAACTTGGCTAAGCCTGTGGTGGTCACTGGCTCGCAAATACCGTGGTGCGAGCCGGGTAATGATGCGGTAGAGCATGTTGCTGCAGCATTGGCATTGGCGAGCATGCCTGATTTTTGCGAAGTGGCGGTGGTATTCGCTGGGCTGTGTCTGCGTGGCAACCGGGTGCGCAAAGTCGATTGTGATGGCATGGCTGCTTTTGCTTCGCCTAATTTACCTACCTTGGGGCAATGGGCAGCAGGGCGCTGGGTGATGTCTACGATTATTCCTGCGATGGTAAAACCGCTTAAGCCGTTCAGTTTTCAGCCCGTGGCAGAGTCGGCCCGTATTGTGGCGGCAAAACTGGCGCCGGGCTTTAGTGCCCAGTGGCTGGCATCGTCATTATCTGATTTAGATGGCGTGGTGCTGGAGACCTTTGGTGCAGGTAATGCTGGAACCCAGCCTGCTTTAATGGCGGCATTGGCGAAGCAAAGCTTGGTGGTGAATTGCACGCCGTGTTTGCAAGGCTCGGTAAAAATGGGGCGCTATGCGGTGAGCGGCAGTCTGGCGGCGTTGGGCGTGCTCGATGGCGCGGATATGACGCCAGAGGCGGCACTGGCTAAGCTTTATTATGCACAGGCTAAGGGCGCGGATAGGGCAGAGCGGGTGAGTATCTTCTTAAATTCGCGTTCTGGTGACCGATTAGGGTGATTTTCCTTGGTGCTTTTATTGGGCTGTGCTATAGTGCGCCCCTGTGTTCGACGGCGGGTCTCCCCGCATAGCTAGAAGGTGAACTTGGTCAGGTCCGGAAGGAAGCAGCCACAGCTTTTGATGCTAGTGCCGGGGGTTAGGCTCGCCACCTCCCCATTTTAAAGTTTTGCTATTCTGAGCAAGGCTGATCCAAATCCCACTTCTTGTATCTAATTAGGTTGAGCGATGAAATGCAATGCATTCATCGCCGAAATTCGTTTGCCATTTGCTGGCTTAAATCACTGTTTGCGTCCCCCCCTGCTTGATCCAAATCAATACGTGGCAAGGGGGATTACACGAGAATGGTTGTCACGCGAGCTTGATGCTTCGTGTATCTCCAGTGGTAAATTTTGCGCCGCGCACTGTCGCGGCGCCTTTTTTTGTCTGCATTTACTTGTTTTCATAAAAATGGGTCAGCATAATGCGGCATCTCTCTGTTGATGATGCCAATGAAAGCCCTTTTCGACCTCCTCTCCGTTATCCTGTTTTTTGTAACTTACTCCATCACGAAGAGTATTTATGCTGCAACCGGCGTGGCAATTGCGACTACAACGGCGCAAGTGGCCTGGTCATGGTTTAAATACCGCAAAGTTGATGGCATGCTCTGGTTAAGTTTTGGCTTGATTTCTGTACTAGGTGGCGCAACCTTATTACTTCACAACAAAGCCTTTATTTTGTGGAAGCCCACCGTGCTGTACTGGGTGTTTGCCGTTATTTTGTGTGGCTCTCGTTACTTGCGGGGCAAAAACCTGATGCAAAGCCTGATGGGCCCACAAATGAACTTGCCTGCTAAATTATGGGATAAGGTTAATTTAGCTTGGGTTACATTCTTTGTTAGCATGGGTGTTCTTAATCTCTATGTTGCCTTTAACTTTACTGAAGACCAGTGGGTTAATTTTAAGATGTTTGGTACATTGGCGCTGACACTGGTATTTGTGCTGCTGCAAGCATTGGTGCTTTCACGGTATCTTACTGATGATTCGGGAAAAGAGGAGTCTTGATGCTTTATGCAATTATTGCTAATAACTATCCCGATTGCGCTGCCGCACGTTTGGCGAGCCGTTCGGCGCATCTGGCTAGGCTAGAGCAACTGAAAGAAGCGGGGCGCTTGGTGCTTGCCGGTCCTTTTCCTGCAATTGATGCAGTGGATCCTGGGCCTGCCGGTTTTTCGGGTAGTTTAATTGTTGCAGAATTTGATTCGCAGCTGGCCGCGCAAGCTTGGGCTGACAGCGATCCTTATGTAAAAGCAGGGGTTTATGAAAATGTCATTGCAAAGCCCTTTCTCCAAGTCCTCCCCTAGCGTTATGATTACTGAAGAAATACACTCACGGCTTGCCGTATTACAGCCAGAGTATGTTGATGTTTACGATGATAGTGCTTCACATGCAGGTCACGCAGGCAGCGTGGCAGGTGGCGGGCATTATGATTTAACCATCGTATCCGCACAGTTTGCAGGCAAAAACACCTTGGCTCGTCATCGTATGGTGATGGCTTTATTTACCGATTTGATCCCGCACCCTATCCACGCGCTCAGTATTAAAAAAACACTGACGCCGGACGAGTTGTAAAATTGACTGAACCTAAGCTCTACTGACTTTAAGATCAAAGGACTAACACATGCGTCAACCAAACCGTATTGCTCTTGCTCTCGCTGCTTGTTTCTTATCTGCTTCTTTTGCGGCTACTGCTGCAAACGTAGCCACCGTTAACGGCGTTGCTATCCCTGATAGCAAGGTTGATTTCTTCTTGAAGCAAGTTGCTGAACGCGGCCAGAAAGATAGCCCAGAATTACGTGCACGCATCAAGGAAGAGCTGATTCGTAACGAAGTATTGTTCCAAGAAGCACAAAAGAAAGGCGTGGAAAAAAACGCTGAAGTACAGCAACGCCTTGATATGGCTAAGCAACAGATTCTGGTTGGTGCTTACGTGAATGACTACGCTAAAGCAAACCCAGTGAGCGATGCTGATCTGAAAAAAGAATTTGATAAAATCAAAGTTAACTTCAGCGGCAAAGAATACAAAGCTCGTCATATTCTGGTTAAAACAGAAGAAGAAGCAAAAGCAGTTTTGGCTGACCTGAAAAAAGGTAAGAAGTTTGAAGATATCGCTAAGGCGAAATCCGCAGACAAAGGCAGTGCTGTAAATGGTGGTGACCTGGGTTGGTCTACTCCTGCTAACTACGTAAAAGAATTTGGTGAAGCGTTGGCCAAACTGCCTAAAGGCAAAATCTCTGATCCAGTGAAGACCCAGTTTGGTTGGCATGTGATTAAGCTGGATGACCAGCGCGAAGCGAAAGGCCCTTCATTTGAAGAAGTAAAACCAGAGTTGACTCGTGAGCTGCAAGGCCAGCGTGTACAAAAAATGGTTGAAGAATTACGTGCTAAAGCAAAAGTTGAGTAATCCGTTTTTTGTATAAGAAAAGCCCCGCTAGAGAAATAGCGGGGCTTTTTTGTGGGCGGTGATTTAGAACAGTCATATGCCGCTAGGCAGCAAGGTTGTTACTATCTTTTCTAAGCAGGCTCAATCGTTTGTTTAAGATGCTGGATATGTTTTATGTTATCTACCTTTATCGCCTGAGCGGCTGAGAAATGGGGCTGATAAGTCATTAGCCTAAGATGTTGCACGCTATTGCTTGAGGCAATAATTCTAAAAAAAGCCCCGACCTCACTGAGTGGGAGCGGGGCTATTATTCATGCGTTTCTTTAAGCAGGCACTTTATCCATAAAGCGTATGGTTTTTAGTGCAGGGGCGGTGATTTGCAGGGCGAGCCCGCCGCAGGATGTTTCGCGGTATTTTGCGTCCATATCCTTGCCAGTAGCGTACATTGCGGCAATCACTTTATCTAAAGACACTTTAGGGCTGCTGCTGCGGTGCATGGCCATACGGGCAGCGTTGATGGCTTTGACTGCGCCAATCGCGTTGCGCTCGATACATGGAATCTGTACTTGCCCGCCAACTGGATCACATGTCAGGCCAAGGTTATGTTCCATGGCAATTTCTGCAGCCATGCAGACTTGGGCAGGGCTGCCGCCCATCAACTCGGCAAGGCCAGCCGCCGCCATAGAGCAGGCGACGCCTACTTCGCCCTGACAGCCTACTTCTGCGCCAGAGATGGATGCGTTTAGCTTGTATAAGCAGCCAATCGCGCCTGAAGATAAGAAAAAGCGCAGGGCGCTGTCTTCATCTAATGGCTTAATAAAATGATTGTAGTAAGACATTACGCCAGGAACGATGCCGCAAGCGCCATTGGTAGGGGCGGTAATGACGCGGCCACCGGCAGCGTTTTCTTCTGACATTGCCATCGCATACATATTCACCCAATCCATCACATTGAGCGGGTCATGGGCGACATCCAATGAGCTGGTCAATAGATGATGCAGGGCAGGCGCGCGGCGGGGAATGCGCATTGGGCCGGGCAGATTGCCTTCGGTTTTCATGCCGCGCTCGATGCTGCTTTGCATCACACTCCAAACACGGGCGAAATGGGCCTTGATATCGGCCATATCATGGAAGGCTTTTTCGTTTTCGAGTACCAGGGCGGAAATCGACAGGCCGCTGTCTTCGCACATATTGAGCAAATCATCAGCACTTAAAAAGTGATGCGGCACTGGAATATCGTTACAGCTACCTTGATTGAAGTGCTCTTCATCAACAATAAAGCCGCCGCCAATCGAGTAGTAAGTCTTGCTTAGGCAGCAGGTGTCACCCACAAAGGCACGGATCATCATGCCGTTTTCGTGCAGGGGCAGGTAGCTATCTTGGAATACAAGGCTAAAACCAACGCGTTGCTGGGTGCGGCCTAGGCAGATCGTGCCGTTTTGCTCTACTTCATGCACGATGCTGGCCATATTGTCTAAATCAATCGTGTCGGGCAGATTGCCTGCTAGGCCCAACATGATGGCGTGATCGGTGCAA encodes the following:
- a CDS encoding asparaginase domain-containing protein; translation: MQRIRVIYTGGTIGMLQSADGYAPAPDYLQQQLQKLYPGLSVLEYSPLLDSSEMTPALWNRIAADIAADYDDYDGFVVLHGTDTMAYTAAALSYMLENLAKPVVVTGSQIPWCEPGNDAVEHVAAALALASMPDFCEVAVVFAGLCLRGNRVRKVDCDGMAAFASPNLPTLGQWAAGRWVMSTIIPAMVKPLKPFSFQPVAESARIVAAKLAPGFSAQWLASSLSDLDGVVLETFGAGNAGTQPALMAALAKQSLVVNCTPCLQGSVKMGRYAVSGSLAALGVLDGADMTPEAALAKLYYAQAKGADRAERVSIFLNSRSGDRLG
- a CDS encoding septation protein A, giving the protein MKALFDLLSVILFFVTYSITKSIYAATGVAIATTTAQVAWSWFKYRKVDGMLWLSFGLISVLGGATLLLHNKAFILWKPTVLYWVFAVILCGSRYLRGKNLMQSLMGPQMNLPAKLWDKVNLAWVTFFVSMGVLNLYVAFNFTEDQWVNFKMFGTLALTLVFVLLQALVLSRYLTDDSGKEES
- a CDS encoding YciI family protein, with translation MLYAIIANNYPDCAAARLASRSAHLARLEQLKEAGRLVLAGPFPAIDAVDPGPAGFSGSLIVAEFDSQLAAQAWADSDPYVKAGVYENVIAKPFLQVLP
- a CDS encoding BolA family protein is translated as MSLQSPFSKSSPSVMITEEIHSRLAVLQPEYVDVYDDSASHAGHAGSVAGGGHYDLTIVSAQFAGKNTLARHRMVMALFTDLIPHPIHALSIKKTLTPDEL
- a CDS encoding peptidylprolyl isomerase, which translates into the protein MRQPNRIALALAACFLSASFAATAANVATVNGVAIPDSKVDFFLKQVAERGQKDSPELRARIKEELIRNEVLFQEAQKKGVEKNAEVQQRLDMAKQQILVGAYVNDYAKANPVSDADLKKEFDKIKVNFSGKEYKARHILVKTEEEAKAVLADLKKGKKFEDIAKAKSADKGSAVNGGDLGWSTPANYVKEFGEALAKLPKGKISDPVKTQFGWHVIKLDDQREAKGPSFEEVKPELTRELQGQRVQKMVEELRAKAKVE
- a CDS encoding L-serine ammonia-lyase, which gives rise to MFSTLDIYKIGIGPSSSHTIGPMKAGHQFLGTLKETGQFNAVTKIAVDCYGSLSLTGKGHCTDHAIMLGLAGNLPDTIDLDNMASIVHEVEQNGTICLGRTQQRVGFSLVFQDSYLPLHENGMMIRAFVGDTCCLSKTYYSIGGGFIVDEEHFNQGSCNDIPVPHHFLSADDLLNMCEDSGLSISALVLENEKAFHDMADIKAHFARVWSVMQSSIERGMKTEGNLPGPMRIPRRAPALHHLLTSSLDVAHDPLNVMDWVNMYAMAMSEENAAGGRVITAPTNGACGIVPGVMSYYNHFIKPLDEDSALRFFLSSGAIGCLYKLNASISGAEVGCQGEVGVACSMAAAGLAELMGGSPAQVCMAAEIAMEHNLGLTCDPVGGQVQIPCIERNAIGAVKAINAARMAMHRSSSPKVSLDKVIAAMYATGKDMDAKYRETSCGGLALQITAPALKTIRFMDKVPA